Proteins encoded within one genomic window of Solibaculum mannosilyticum:
- the galE gene encoding UDP-glucose 4-epimerase GalE produces MSILVTGGAGYIGSHTCVELLKEGYDVVVVDNFYNSKPEVLNRIRELSGRDFRFYEVDILDEKSLDQVFTENKIESVIHFAGLKAVGESVKVPLRYYHNNVTGTMVLCDVMAKHGVKSIVFSSSATVYGLPKKMPLSESDPVDIASITNPYGRTKLVIEEMLRDFWRSDNSWNIALLRYFNPIGAHESGRIGEDPNGIPNNLMPYVSQVAIGKLPVLSVFGDDYPTPDGTGVRDYIHVVDLAIGHVKAVRWLEGKPGIDAINLGTGIGYSVLDIVHTFEEATGVPVPYQIAPRRAGDVAVCYADPSKAAQVLDWKAERDLKTMCVDAWRWQSQNPKGYDK; encoded by the coding sequence ATGTCCATTTTGGTCACCGGCGGCGCCGGTTATATCGGTAGTCACACCTGTGTCGAGCTCCTCAAGGAGGGGTACGACGTTGTGGTGGTGGATAATTTCTACAACAGCAAGCCGGAGGTATTAAACCGCATCCGGGAGCTCAGCGGCCGTGATTTCCGTTTTTATGAAGTCGATATCCTGGACGAGAAATCTCTGGATCAGGTATTTACTGAAAACAAGATTGAATCGGTCATCCATTTCGCCGGGCTTAAAGCGGTGGGGGAATCGGTCAAGGTCCCCCTTCGGTATTACCATAACAACGTCACCGGCACGATGGTGCTGTGCGACGTCATGGCCAAGCATGGTGTCAAGAGCATTGTATTCAGCTCCTCTGCGACGGTATATGGCCTTCCCAAGAAGATGCCTCTCAGCGAAAGCGATCCGGTGGACATTGCCTCTATCACCAATCCCTACGGCCGTACAAAGCTGGTCATCGAGGAGATGTTACGGGACTTCTGGCGCAGCGACAATAGCTGGAATATCGCTCTCCTGCGCTATTTTAATCCCATCGGCGCCCATGAAAGCGGACGTATCGGCGAAGATCCCAACGGCATCCCCAACAATCTGATGCCTTATGTATCTCAAGTGGCCATTGGAAAACTGCCTGTTCTGTCGGTATTCGGAGACGATTATCCCACCCCTGACGGCACCGGCGTACGGGATTATATCCATGTGGTGGACTTGGCCATCGGCCACGTCAAAGCCGTCCGCTGGCTTGAAGGCAAGCCCGGTATAGACGCCATCAATTTGGGGACCGGCATTGGCTACAGTGTGCTGGACATTGTCCACACGTTTGAAGAGGCCACAGGCGTCCCAGTGCCCTATCAAATCGCCCCCCGCCGCGCCGGCGATGTGGCGGTATGTTATGCCGATCCTTCCAAGGCGGCTCAAGTGCTGGACTGGAAAGCTGAACGCGATTTAAAGACCATGTGTGTAGACGCTTGGCGTTGGCAGTCCCAGAACCCCAAAGGGTATGACAAATAA
- a CDS encoding aldo/keto reductase: MAYTQSVRLLNGVDIPVLGFGTYKMDDEAAAQAVQEAIHQGYRHIDTASYYKNEKGVGQGIAQCGLTRDQIFLTSKMWNDEQGYEQTLEAFERSIQKLGVDYLDLYLIHWPQPQSKDTWRAMEKLYGEGKIRAIGVSNFSVEQIRELAEDSSVMPMVNQVELHPCLSQPEMRAFCREKGIALTAWSPLDRGKSFELSAIQDLCKKYGKTPAQIVLRWEVQMGLVTIPKTANPTRMQENASIFDFALTDEEMLSIESLDQ; this comes from the coding sequence ATGGCATATACCCAATCGGTTAGACTTTTAAATGGAGTGGACATTCCCGTCCTCGGCTTCGGCACCTATAAGATGGACGATGAGGCAGCGGCTCAGGCCGTTCAGGAGGCCATCCATCAGGGATACCGTCACATCGACACAGCCTCTTATTATAAGAATGAGAAAGGCGTGGGACAGGGTATCGCACAATGCGGTCTGACGCGTGATCAAATCTTCCTCACCAGCAAGATGTGGAACGATGAACAAGGCTATGAACAGACATTAGAGGCCTTCGAGCGTTCCATCCAGAAGCTGGGTGTGGATTATCTAGACCTTTATCTCATCCATTGGCCCCAGCCCCAGAGCAAGGATACATGGCGGGCCATGGAAAAGCTCTATGGAGAAGGGAAAATCCGGGCCATCGGCGTATCCAACTTCAGTGTGGAACAGATCAGGGAATTGGCTGAAGACAGTTCAGTCATGCCCATGGTCAATCAGGTGGAACTGCATCCTTGCCTGTCCCAGCCGGAGATGAGAGCCTTCTGCCGGGAAAAGGGCATCGCCTTGACGGCATGGAGTCCTTTGGACCGGGGCAAATCATTTGAATTGTCTGCTATCCAGGATCTGTGCAAGAAATACGGCAAGACACCGGCGCAGATCGTGCTGCGGTGGGAAGTCCAGATGGGTCTGGTCACCATCCCCAAGACGGCCAATCCGACACGCATGCAGGAGAATGCTTCTATTTTTGACTTTGCCCTGACCGATGAAGAAATGTTGTCCATCGAGAGCCTGGATCAATGA